From the Deinococcus arcticus genome, one window contains:
- a CDS encoding ArsR/SmtB family transcription factor — MDFDGTAVVFKALGDVHRLRALHFLATVDAGCCSTGQGVCTCDVQQMLGLTQPTTSHHMKLLVEAGLVETEKRGKWTYYTLSAKGMLIARTALDGLLAAVPQQQKEAV, encoded by the coding sequence ATGGACTTCGATGGAACAGCGGTGGTATTCAAGGCGTTGGGGGACGTACACCGCCTCAGGGCCCTTCACTTCCTCGCCACCGTGGATGCCGGCTGCTGCTCCACCGGGCAGGGCGTGTGTACCTGCGACGTCCAGCAGATGCTCGGCCTGACCCAGCCCACCACCAGCCATCACATGAAGTTGCTGGTTGAGGCTGGTCTGGTCGAAACCGAGAAACGCGGGAAATGGACGTACTACACGCTCAGCGCCAAAGGCATGCTGATCGCCCGCACCGCTCTGGATGGATTGCTGGCAGCCGTGCCGCAGCAGCAAAAGGAGGCCGTATGA
- a CDS encoding DUF6428 family protein — protein sequence MTQTLTAPIPGLSDLTTTQELMTALRTLPQRPLQFHLHGEVLVPAGYHVTEVKAVTIEAMDCGGKASSWRETVIQLMDGSAEEAKAGFMTNRKFLAIYDRVVKHIPVRDEAEVRFEYGNATTPAMQYHVTHVDIASEQITVHLRTPGVQCKAGDSCGTPAEATSDGCAPDSGCCAPQAPISLG from the coding sequence ATGACCCAGACCCTGACTGCCCCGATTCCCGGCCTGAGCGACCTCACCACGACTCAGGAGCTGATGACAGCCCTGAGAACCTTGCCCCAGCGGCCGCTGCAATTCCATCTCCACGGCGAAGTCCTGGTGCCCGCTGGATACCACGTCACGGAAGTCAAAGCCGTGACCATCGAAGCGATGGACTGCGGCGGGAAAGCCTCCTCCTGGCGCGAGACGGTCATTCAGCTGATGGATGGCTCTGCGGAGGAAGCGAAGGCTGGGTTCATGACCAACCGGAAGTTCCTGGCGATCTACGACCGCGTGGTCAAGCACATTCCCGTGCGTGATGAAGCCGAGGTGCGCTTCGAGTACGGGAATGCCACGACCCCCGCGATGCAGTACCACGTGACGCACGTTGATATCGCGTCTGAACAGATCACGGTGCACCTGCGGACCCCTGGCGTGCAGTGCAAGGCGGGCGACAGCTGCGGCACACCGGCCGAGGCGACGTCCGATGGCTGCGCACCGGACTCTGGCTGCTGCGCCCCTCAGGCCCCCATTTCGCTGGGCTGA
- a CDS encoding MFS transporter produces the protein MASPASTRPVVWTLALLCTVSYGALYYAQPLLAVATEQAYGWTRVQTGFAFTAALLVSAVLAPWFGRVLDRQGGRLLLSGGALSGAVAFLVLSLTDHYLLFLLGWLLAGFAMTLTFYEAVFTVLGQQVSEAFRTRATLTVTLVAGLASTIFVPLTTVLLHGAGLRVTLLGWAGLLLVMAALVWRVIPEHGQARRMRSHASFTPDPAALQLAAGLTLARIVTVGVGLQLAPLLLASGSSPGEAAALTGLLGLSALPGRVLFVPCVKWVGPAPLTVMLLGLLAVGSWLLLNAHTGGKVTGIVLFGLASGALTLARSELLVRGYPAAVYGAVNGWLTRPVNLAQAVTPLVMSGLFTWTSGYGLSLMLLGGLGGIAAWFVSSYAAKTGTQLGAAELGLLE, from the coding sequence ATGGCCTCGCCAGCGTCCACGCGTCCCGTCGTGTGGACGCTGGCTCTTTTGTGCACGGTGAGCTACGGCGCCCTGTATTACGCTCAGCCGCTGCTCGCCGTCGCCACGGAACAGGCTTACGGCTGGACCCGGGTGCAGACCGGCTTCGCGTTTACGGCGGCGCTCCTCGTGAGTGCCGTCCTGGCACCCTGGTTTGGCCGTGTTCTGGACCGGCAGGGTGGACGGCTGCTGTTGAGTGGGGGTGCCCTGAGTGGCGCCGTGGCCTTTCTTGTGCTGAGCCTGACGGACCACTACCTGCTGTTCCTGTTGGGGTGGCTGCTCGCTGGGTTCGCCATGACCCTGACCTTCTATGAGGCGGTGTTCACCGTCTTGGGGCAGCAGGTCTCAGAGGCCTTCCGGACCCGGGCCACCCTCACGGTCACCTTGGTCGCTGGACTGGCCAGCACGATCTTCGTGCCGCTCACGACGGTGTTGTTGCACGGGGCTGGGCTTCGGGTCACCCTGCTGGGATGGGCTGGCCTGCTACTGGTCATGGCGGCGCTGGTGTGGCGGGTGATCCCAGAGCATGGCCAGGCCAGGAGGATGCGAAGCCATGCGTCGTTCACCCCTGACCCCGCCGCCCTGCAGTTGGCCGCCGGGCTGACGCTGGCCCGGATCGTCACGGTGGGCGTGGGCCTGCAACTCGCGCCGCTGCTGTTGGCATCGGGCTCCAGCCCGGGAGAGGCCGCCGCATTGACCGGCCTGCTGGGCCTCAGCGCCCTGCCCGGACGGGTGCTGTTCGTTCCCTGTGTGAAGTGGGTGGGACCGGCACCACTGACTGTGATGCTGCTTGGCCTGTTGGCTGTCGGATCATGGCTGCTTCTGAATGCGCATACCGGGGGCAAAGTGACGGGCATTGTGCTGTTTGGGTTAGCCAGCGGCGCCCTCACCCTGGCCCGGTCAGAGTTGTTGGTCCGTGGGTATCCGGCAGCCGTGTATGGAGCAGTCAATGGCTGGCTGACCCGGCCTGTCAATCTGGCGCAGGCCGTCACGCCGCTGGTGATGAGTGGGTTGTTCACCTGGACCTCAGGCTATGGCCTGTCCTTGATGCTGTTGGGTGGCCTGGGAGGCATCGCCGCCTGGTTCGTCAGCAGCTATGCCGCAAAGACCGGCACACAACTTGGAGCCGCCGAACTTGGCCTCTTGGAATAA
- a CDS encoding RES family NAD+ phosphorylase — protein MTLTLHRVSKLQYATQPLLTDHGFGAAKFGGRWNSADRALEFDRRIIYASDTLGQALLEVIVQVGSGALHRVPHGHVTLAVDPDAIAELPASALPPNWNDPPLSPATQIIGDEWYDLGSSPVLRVPSVILPLTVYGPGQANYLINAGHPNIRTAVQLVILSFYSKRPSSAAPSCVPVFAA, from the coding sequence GTGACCCTGACCCTCCACCGCGTCAGTAAACTGCAGTACGCCACCCAACCCCTCCTCACCGACCATGGCTTCGGCGCCGCAAAGTTTGGCGGTCGCTGGAACAGTGCCGATCGCGCGCTCGAGTTTGACCGCCGCATCATCTACGCCAGTGACACCCTGGGGCAAGCCCTGCTGGAGGTGATTGTTCAAGTGGGCAGCGGCGCGCTGCACCGGGTGCCCCACGGGCATGTCACGCTCGCGGTGGATCCAGATGCCATCGCCGAATTGCCCGCCTCGGCGCTGCCTCCCAACTGGAACGACCCTCCCCTGAGCCCAGCCACCCAAATCATTGGAGACGAGTGGTATGACCTGGGCAGTTCACCCGTCCTGCGCGTCCCGTCTGTGATTCTGCCGCTGACGGTGTATGGCCCTGGACAGGCCAATTACCTGATCAATGCGGGTCATCCCAATATCCGCACGGCGGTTCAACTGGTGATTCTGTCGTTTTATTCCAAGAGGCCAAGTTCGGCGGCTCCAAGTTGTGTGCCGGTCTTTGCGGCATAG
- the parS gene encoding type II RES/Xre toxin-antitoxin system antitoxin yields MTQTFTPTRTPPVLPGTALLGLKATTLLDLGEAVHAGLSPATVERLGTHLGLSLAETLSLLKLSSSTYHRYRRTGRALSADVSTHLYHLARVTEAAERYFEHKDAAHVWLQTPRATFGHRTPLQFALPPEGAEYVTTVLSRLEHGVYT; encoded by the coding sequence ATGACCCAGACGTTTACGCCCACCCGCACCCCCCCTGTCCTGCCCGGAACCGCACTGCTCGGGCTGAAGGCCACCACCCTCCTGGATCTTGGTGAAGCGGTGCATGCTGGCTTGAGTCCAGCCACTGTCGAGCGGCTGGGCACGCACCTCGGGTTGAGCCTGGCCGAGACCCTGTCACTGCTGAAACTGAGCAGCAGTACGTACCACCGCTACCGGCGCACCGGCCGCGCACTCAGCGCGGACGTCAGCACGCACCTGTACCACCTGGCCCGGGTGACGGAAGCTGCGGAGCGGTACTTCGAGCACAAGGACGCCGCCCACGTCTGGTTGCAGACGCCGCGCGCCACCTTTGGCCACCGCACCCCCCTTCAGTTTGCCCTTCCGCCCGAAGGCGCCGAGTACGTGACGACCGTGCTGAGCAGGCTTGAGCACGGCGTCTACACGTGA
- a CDS encoding flavin-containing monooxygenase: MRVPPDDQSAAPLDVLVIGGGQAGLAAGYHLQRAGRTFCILDANARTGDSWRARYDSLVLFTPAKRSALPGLPFPGDPEHYPTKDEVADYLHAYVQAFELPVAHASPVLHLQATPTGFTADTPQGHWTARAVVVATGPFQTPHTPAFARTLAPDVVQLHSSAYRRPTDLPPGRVVVVGSGNSGAQIAQELSRTHTVTVAQGRPQPALPQRLLGRDIFDGLSALGLLEVKAASPLGRVLQRRDPVIGTNLRYLSRTRQLRLAPRIVGTAGRALITEDGGHLETESVLWATGFRPNYRWLAVDVLNDQGQPMHDGGVTRVPGVFFLGLPWQRTRNSALLGGVGQDAQRLIDRHLL, encoded by the coding sequence ATGCGTGTGCCTCCTGATGACCAGTCTGCCGCACCCCTCGACGTCCTCGTGATTGGTGGGGGCCAGGCGGGCCTCGCGGCCGGCTACCACCTCCAGCGCGCCGGGCGGACTTTCTGCATCCTCGATGCCAACGCCCGCACCGGCGACAGCTGGCGCGCGCGCTACGACTCCCTCGTGCTGTTCACCCCGGCCAAACGCAGCGCCCTGCCGGGGTTGCCCTTCCCCGGCGACCCTGAGCACTACCCCACCAAGGACGAGGTGGCCGACTACCTGCACGCTTACGTCCAGGCGTTTGAGCTTCCAGTCGCGCACGCGTCCCCCGTCCTGCACCTCCAGGCCACACCCACCGGATTCACCGCTGACACGCCGCAGGGCCACTGGACGGCCCGCGCGGTCGTGGTGGCCACTGGCCCCTTCCAGACGCCGCACACGCCTGCCTTCGCCCGCACCCTCGCACCCGACGTGGTCCAGTTGCACAGCAGCGCGTACCGGCGGCCCACCGACCTGCCCCCCGGCCGCGTGGTGGTGGTGGGTTCCGGCAACTCCGGCGCCCAAATTGCCCAGGAACTCAGCCGCACCCACACGGTCACGGTCGCGCAGGGCCGCCCTCAGCCCGCCCTGCCCCAGCGCCTGCTCGGGCGCGACATCTTTGATGGGCTCAGCGCCCTGGGCCTGCTGGAGGTCAAGGCCGCTTCACCCCTCGGCCGCGTCTTGCAGCGCCGGGACCCTGTGATTGGCACGAACCTCAGGTACCTAAGCCGGACCAGGCAGCTCCGGCTCGCGCCGCGGATCGTGGGCACGGCCGGCCGGGCGCTCATCACCGAGGACGGAGGGCACCTGGAAACCGAGAGCGTACTCTGGGCCACCGGCTTCCGCCCGAACTACCGCTGGCTGGCGGTGGACGTGCTCAATGACCAGGGCCAGCCCATGCACGACGGCGGTGTCACCCGCGTTCCAGGCGTCTTCTTCCTGGGCCTTCCCTGGCAACGCACGCGGAATTCCGCTCTGCTGGGCGGGGTTGGGCAGGACGCCCAGCGGCTGATTGACCGCCACCTCCTGTAA
- a CDS encoding protein kinase domain-containing protein has product MAHPPPRAPHTHPAHFLAGLTLASGWDVLTPLGTAAPVHEGQHSVGYFVRHRDGREGFLKAIDLSDVYQAPNVMLELQLVSAQFNFEVKLLDICRDLRMHRVVRAMDHGEERLPGSIVPVPYIVFDRAAGDIRDHLAMTTIDSVWLLHCVHHVTVGLQQLHGARYAHNDLKPANVLVFPGDGWKIGDLGRAVDARGTSPHHEHLFSGTMEYAPPEVLYFAPSTEVWRERKWADLYMLGGLVTFLFTHQHFNTYLYAELDEPLQPIIFCGEWEGSFADLVPHLLSAFGRAMQAVERDLLARVGPELTPDLARCIRELCFPEPARRGHPSNVGTLDPTGVQRYVSLFDRLRQRALLAQRRAR; this is encoded by the coding sequence ATGGCCCACCCCCCGCCACGCGCGCCACACACCCACCCCGCCCACTTCCTGGCCGGCCTGACCCTGGCCAGCGGCTGGGACGTGCTGACGCCCCTGGGCACCGCGGCGCCCGTTCATGAAGGGCAGCATTCGGTCGGCTACTTCGTGCGGCACCGCGACGGGCGCGAAGGGTTCCTGAAAGCCATTGACCTGTCTGACGTCTACCAGGCCCCCAACGTCATGCTCGAGCTGCAACTCGTGTCCGCGCAGTTCAATTTCGAAGTCAAACTGCTCGACATTTGCCGGGACCTGCGCATGCACCGCGTCGTGCGGGCGATGGATCACGGCGAGGAGCGGCTGCCTGGCAGCATCGTCCCGGTGCCCTACATCGTGTTTGACCGCGCGGCCGGGGACATCCGCGACCACTTGGCCATGACGACCATCGATTCGGTCTGGCTGCTGCACTGCGTTCACCACGTCACGGTGGGGCTGCAGCAGTTGCACGGGGCCCGGTACGCCCACAATGACCTGAAACCCGCCAACGTCCTGGTGTTTCCCGGGGACGGCTGGAAGATTGGCGACCTGGGCCGGGCCGTGGACGCCCGCGGCACCTCCCCCCACCACGAGCATCTGTTCTCCGGCACCATGGAGTACGCCCCGCCCGAAGTGCTGTATTTCGCGCCGTCCACCGAAGTCTGGCGGGAGCGCAAATGGGCTGACCTCTACATGCTGGGCGGGCTGGTCACCTTCCTGTTTACCCATCAGCACTTCAATACGTATTTGTACGCTGAGCTGGACGAGCCCCTTCAGCCCATCATCTTCTGCGGGGAGTGGGAAGGCAGCTTTGCGGATCTGGTGCCGCACCTGCTGAGCGCCTTTGGCCGGGCGATGCAGGCGGTCGAGCGTGATCTGCTGGCCCGGGTCGGGCCGGAGCTGACTCCCGACCTGGCCCGCTGTATCCGGGAACTCTGCTTTCCAGAGCCTGCCCGGCGCGGGCACCCGAGCAACGTCGGCACCCTTGACCCCACGGGCGTGCAGCGGTACGTGAGTCTGTTTGACCGGCTGCGGCAGCGGGCCCTGCTGGCCCAGCGGCGTGCGCGGTGA